One stretch of Balneola sp. MJW-20 DNA includes these proteins:
- a CDS encoding NADPH-dependent FMN reductase, with the protein MKIKVISSTDRPGSMARKVSDHVAELYQKEGADAEVICLRDFPLLDVVGGKYGKEIPSVEAFNAKVLEADGLVFVIPEYNGSFPGILKVFIDYLPFPEAFEKMPMAFIGEAAGAFGALRSVEQFQMIANYRNALQFPERVFIQRVHKNFSEEEGLTDEFARSLLDSQVENFIKFIDSVKDKDLSQLSN; encoded by the coding sequence ATGAAGATAAAAGTAATAAGTTCTACCGACCGGCCGGGAAGTATGGCCCGCAAAGTATCAGATCATGTTGCAGAACTTTATCAAAAAGAAGGAGCAGATGCAGAAGTGATCTGTCTCCGTGATTTCCCTTTGCTGGATGTTGTAGGTGGAAAATATGGTAAAGAGATCCCTTCTGTGGAGGCTTTTAATGCAAAAGTACTGGAAGCAGACGGGTTGGTATTTGTTATCCCCGAATACAACGGCAGTTTTCCGGGTATCCTGAAAGTATTTATTGATTACCTGCCGTTTCCTGAAGCATTTGAAAAAATGCCTATGGCATTTATAGGTGAAGCAGCCGGTGCCTTTGGAGCATTGAGGTCCGTGGAACAGTTTCAGATGATCGCGAATTATCGTAATGCTCTTCAGTTTCCGGAGCGGGTCTTTATTCAGCGCGTACACAAGAATTTCAGTGAAGAAGAGGGACTGACCGACGAATTTGCCAGATCTTTGCTGGATTCTCAGGTCGAGAACTTTATCAAATTCATCGATTCGGTAAAGGACAAAGATCTGTCCCAGCTATCGAACTGA